In Terriglobales bacterium, a genomic segment contains:
- a CDS encoding TIGR04053 family radical SAM/SPASM domain-containing protein yields the protein MDREMMAVPRRPFDFNQRPLVLIWETTQACDLTCAHCRACAQPLRHPLELSTVEARGLIDQVAAWEVPVFVLTGGDPLKRPDIYDIVEYSAERGVRASLTPSATPLLTREAIEELKRRGLARLAVSLDASTPEIHDAFRGVPGAWERALSAVRWASDCHLPLQINTTVTRRNLDDLDNMVALLDRLHIVLWSVFFLVPTGRGQLEDMISPDEAEQVFRKLWSYESSGRTRFHIKTTEGMHYRRFVLQQKAAARANGEGSVNGAIFEEIARARQGVNDAKGFMFVSHVGEVYPSGFLPLSAGNIRTQPLAEIYQRSPLFLSLRDPRNLKGKCGLCEFNDICGGSRARAYATSRDVFAEEPCCAYLPGLYRREASAPAAG from the coding sequence ATGGATCGCGAAATGATGGCCGTGCCCCGGCGTCCGTTCGACTTCAACCAGCGCCCGCTGGTGCTGATTTGGGAAACCACCCAGGCCTGCGATTTGACCTGCGCCCACTGCCGCGCCTGCGCCCAGCCCTTGCGCCACCCGCTCGAGCTCTCCACCGTCGAGGCTCGCGGCCTTATCGACCAGGTCGCCGCCTGGGAAGTCCCGGTCTTCGTGCTCACCGGCGGCGATCCCCTCAAGCGCCCCGACATCTATGACATCGTCGAGTACTCCGCCGAGCGTGGCGTGCGCGCCTCGCTCACTCCCAGCGCCACCCCGCTGCTCACGCGCGAGGCCATCGAGGAATTGAAGCGCCGCGGCCTGGCCCGGCTGGCCGTCAGCCTGGACGCTTCCACGCCCGAGATCCACGACGCTTTCCGCGGCGTGCCCGGCGCCTGGGAGCGTGCCCTGTCCGCCGTGCGCTGGGCCAGCGACTGCCATCTGCCCCTGCAGATCAACACCACCGTCACCCGCCGCAACCTCGACGACCTGGACAACATGGTCGCCCTGCTCGACCGCTTGCACATCGTGCTGTGGAGCGTGTTTTTCCTGGTGCCCACCGGCCGCGGCCAGCTCGAGGACATGATCTCGCCCGACGAAGCCGAGCAGGTCTTCCGCAAGCTCTGGTCGTACGAAAGTTCCGGCCGCACCCGCTTTCACATCAAGACCACCGAAGGCATGCACTACCGCCGCTTCGTGCTCCAGCAGAAGGCCGCGGCCCGCGCCAATGGCGAGGGCTCGGTCAACGGCGCCATCTTCGAAGAGATTGCCCGCGCCCGCCAGGGCGTCAACGACGCTAAGGGCTTCATGTTCGTTTCCCACGTCGGCGAGGTCTATCCCAGCGGCTTCCTCCCGCTCTCGGCCGGCAATATCCGCACCCAGCCGCTGGCCGAGATCTACCAGCGCTCGCCCCTGTTCCTTTCCCTGCGCGACCCCAGGAATCTGAAAGGGAAATGCGGCCTGTGCGAGTTCAACGACATCTGCGGAGGCTCCCGCGCCCGCGCCTACGCCACCTCCCGCGACGTCTTCGCCGAGGAGCCCTGCTGTGCCTATCTGCCGGGTCTTTACCGCCGCGAGGCCTCTGCGCCCGCAGCCGGCTAG
- the tnpA gene encoding IS200/IS605 family transposase, whose translation MPQSFVSNNLHIIFSTRERRPMIPREIQKRLWAYLAGIARNIGGHPMAIGGTEDHVHILAALPADLSIAKAVNLLKSNSSKWMGEQGREFAWQRGYGAFSVSVSNLASVTEYIESQEEHHRRRDFKQEFIALLKRLRIEFDPRYLFE comes from the coding sequence GTGCCGCAATCCTTTGTCAGCAACAATCTGCACATCATCTTCAGCACCCGCGAGCGCCGGCCGATGATTCCGCGGGAGATTCAAAAGCGGCTATGGGCCTACCTCGCTGGGATTGCGAGAAACATCGGAGGGCATCCGATGGCGATTGGCGGAACCGAAGACCATGTGCACATACTCGCGGCGTTGCCGGCGGATTTGTCGATCGCCAAAGCCGTGAACCTGTTGAAGTCGAATTCGTCGAAGTGGATGGGGGAGCAAGGGCGTGAGTTCGCGTGGCAACGAGGGTATGGAGCATTCAGCGTGAGCGTCTCGAATCTGGCGAGCGTGACGGAATACATCGAGAGCCAGGAGGAACATCACCGGCGGAGGGATTTCAAGCAGGAATTCATTGCCTTGTTGAAACGCCTCCGGATCGAGTTTGATCCGCGGTACCTGTTCGAATAG
- a CDS encoding PBP1A family penicillin-binding protein encodes MEPFESLTPSEQAPRRKLVGKVLIAFLLMAAVVAGAGAGLLLVYTTDLPQVAELEHYRPSAVTELYDDRGRVIGSFALQRRIIASYDDYPVVLREAILSIEDKEFESHWGVNVWRVAGAAWRNLVSGRMQQGASTLTMQLSRNLFLSPDRKLGRKIQESLLAIQIERRFTKAQIFTMYANQIYLGHGNYGFESASQYYFSKPARDLTLEEAALLAGLPQSPESLSPINRPERALARRNLVLNAMLEDGKITAEQATRAKASPIRLKVNVPTNSLAPYFVEEVRQYLERKYGSDEVHRGGLRVYTTLNLELQKAANKAVLDGLAAYERRHGWKGKLRNVLRMGETLEAWRHPDWSEPIEPGSYVHALVTQVTPATATVKLGKRMAELAPSDIAWTGRRSPDKLLEVGDIVYVRVVSLEGADRAKAVLEQDSGAQGALLAMDNATGDIKAMVGGRDFDESKFNRATQALRQVGSSFKPYVYTAAIEEGMSPNDVVIDAPTVFVSGGGPYAPRNYDGKYEGAITLRRALAQSRNVPAVKVAEAVGINRVIDTARRFGVTSPMPPYLPVALGSAEVTLAEQTASFAVFPNDGVRVTPHYIRRVTDYDGRVLEENFPEVRDVISARTARIMTMMLQGVVQFGTAVRAKSLGHALAGKTGTTNDFTDAWFMGFSPSLTCGVWVGFDEKKTLGARETGGVAALPIWIDFMKVALEGRDGEEFIPAPPVPPTAIAQKIDTPDETPGDGEAH; translated from the coding sequence ATGGAACCCTTCGAGTCGCTAACCCCTTCCGAACAGGCTCCCCGCAGGAAGCTGGTCGGCAAAGTCCTGATCGCCTTTCTGCTGATGGCGGCGGTCGTGGCCGGCGCCGGCGCCGGCCTGCTGCTCGTCTACACCACCGACCTGCCGCAGGTCGCCGAACTGGAGCACTATCGGCCCAGCGCGGTCACCGAGCTCTACGACGACCGCGGGCGCGTGATCGGCTCGTTCGCGCTGCAGCGGCGCATCATCGCCTCCTATGACGACTATCCGGTAGTCCTGCGCGAGGCCATCCTCTCTATCGAGGACAAGGAGTTCGAGAGCCACTGGGGCGTCAATGTCTGGCGCGTGGCCGGCGCGGCGTGGCGCAACCTGGTCTCCGGCCGCATGCAGCAGGGCGCTTCCACGCTCACCATGCAGCTCTCGCGCAATCTGTTTCTTTCCCCCGACCGGAAACTGGGCCGCAAGATTCAGGAATCGCTGCTCGCCATCCAGATCGAGCGCCGCTTCACCAAGGCCCAGATTTTCACCATGTACGCCAACCAGATCTATCTGGGCCATGGCAACTACGGTTTCGAATCCGCCTCGCAATACTACTTCTCGAAACCGGCGCGCGACCTGACGCTGGAGGAAGCGGCGCTTCTGGCCGGGCTGCCGCAGAGCCCGGAATCGCTCTCTCCCATCAATCGGCCGGAGCGCGCGCTGGCCCGCCGCAACCTGGTGCTCAACGCGATGCTGGAGGACGGAAAGATCACCGCCGAGCAGGCCACGCGCGCCAAAGCCTCGCCCATCCGCCTGAAGGTAAACGTTCCCACCAACAGCCTGGCGCCCTACTTCGTCGAGGAAGTTCGCCAGTACCTGGAACGGAAGTACGGCAGCGACGAGGTCCATCGTGGCGGCCTGCGCGTCTACACCACGCTCAATCTCGAACTGCAGAAAGCCGCCAATAAAGCGGTGCTCGACGGCCTGGCTGCCTACGAGCGCCGCCACGGCTGGAAGGGCAAATTGCGCAATGTGCTGCGCATGGGCGAAACCCTCGAGGCCTGGCGGCATCCGGACTGGAGCGAACCCATCGAGCCGGGCAGCTACGTGCATGCGCTGGTTACCCAAGTGACACCAGCCACCGCGACTGTGAAGCTGGGCAAACGGATGGCGGAGCTGGCGCCTTCCGATATCGCCTGGACCGGGCGCCGCTCCCCGGACAAACTGCTCGAAGTCGGGGACATCGTCTATGTGCGCGTCGTCTCTCTGGAGGGCGCGGACCGTGCGAAGGCCGTCCTGGAGCAGGATTCCGGCGCGCAAGGCGCGTTGCTGGCCATGGACAACGCGACCGGCGACATCAAAGCCATGGTCGGGGGCCGCGACTTCGATGAATCCAAGTTCAACCGCGCCACGCAAGCCCTGCGCCAGGTAGGCTCCTCCTTCAAGCCCTACGTCTATACGGCCGCCATCGAGGAGGGCATGTCGCCGAACGACGTGGTCATCGATGCGCCGACCGTATTCGTTTCCGGCGGCGGACCCTACGCGCCCCGCAACTACGACGGCAAGTATGAAGGCGCCATCACGCTGCGACGGGCGCTGGCCCAGTCGCGCAACGTGCCCGCGGTCAAAGTGGCCGAGGCGGTCGGGATCAACAGAGTCATCGACACGGCGCGACGCTTTGGCGTCACTTCACCGATGCCGCCCTACTTGCCGGTGGCGCTGGGCTCAGCCGAAGTCACGCTCGCCGAACAGACGGCATCGTTTGCCGTCTTTCCCAATGACGGCGTGCGCGTGACTCCGCATTACATCCGCCGCGTCACCGATTACGACGGCCGCGTGCTGGAGGAGAACTTCCCCGAAGTGCGCGACGTCATCTCCGCCCGCACCGCCCGCATCATGACCATGATGCTCCAGGGCGTGGTGCAGTTCGGCACCGCCGTGCGCGCCAAGTCGCTGGGCCACGCGCTCGCCGGCAAGACCGGCACCACCAACGACTTCACCGACGCCTGGTTCATGGGCTTCTCGCCCTCGCTCACCTGCGGCGTCTGGGTGGGCTTCGACGAGAAAAAGACCCTGGGCGCGAGGGAAACCGGCGGGGTGGCCGCGCTGCCTATCTGGATCGACTTCATGAAGGTGGCGCTCGAGGGGCGCGACGGCGAAGAGTTCATTCCCGCGCCGCCCGTGCCGCCCACCGCCATCGCCCAGAAAATCGATACGCCGGACGAAACCCCGGGCGACGGGGAAGCGCATTAG
- a CDS encoding aspartate aminotransferase family protein, protein MTREEIVRKQKEFIFPSVATYYQEPLPLDRGFMQHVWDTDGRKYLDFFGGIVTISVGHANPRITEKTRAQIEKLQHVSTCFPTEPMVALAEKIAEITPGALKKSFFTNSGTEANETAVQVARMHTGNFEIVALRHGYSGRSSMARAMTGLHTWRKGTIEVGIVHAMNPYCYRCPLGLKYPECDIACVNDIEQVIQTSTSGRIAALLAEPIQGVGGFITPPKEYFKLAFNIVRQYGGDFIADEVQTAWGRTGHKWFGIEHWEVEPDILTSAKGLANGIPVGLTVARPEIADSFQGLTISTFGGNPVTCVTAKAVIDLIEEDDLRTNAAVVGGYFREKLEELKEKHPLIGDVRGMGLMQALELVADRKSKEPATQATLALMEEARKRGLLIGRGGLHGNVIRMSPPLNIARSDVDEAARILDQCFAAVEEVRMAGAAR, encoded by the coding sequence ATGACCCGCGAAGAGATCGTGCGCAAGCAGAAGGAATTCATCTTCCCCTCGGTCGCGACCTACTATCAGGAGCCGTTGCCGCTCGACCGCGGCTTCATGCAGCACGTCTGGGACACTGACGGGCGCAAGTACCTGGATTTCTTCGGCGGCATCGTCACCATCAGCGTGGGCCACGCCAACCCGCGCATCACCGAAAAAACCAGGGCGCAGATTGAAAAGCTCCAGCACGTCTCCACCTGCTTCCCTACCGAGCCGATGGTGGCGCTGGCGGAAAAGATCGCGGAGATCACGCCCGGCGCGCTCAAGAAATCGTTCTTTACGAACAGCGGCACCGAGGCCAATGAGACCGCGGTGCAGGTCGCGCGCATGCACACCGGCAACTTCGAGATCGTGGCGCTGCGCCACGGCTACAGCGGCCGCTCGTCGATGGCCCGTGCCATGACCGGCCTGCACACCTGGCGCAAGGGCACCATCGAAGTCGGCATCGTGCATGCCATGAATCCCTACTGCTACCGGTGTCCCTTGGGTCTGAAGTACCCGGAGTGCGACATCGCCTGCGTCAACGACATCGAGCAGGTCATCCAGACTTCGACTTCGGGCCGCATCGCCGCGCTGCTGGCCGAGCCCATCCAGGGCGTCGGCGGCTTCATCACTCCGCCCAAGGAATACTTCAAACTGGCCTTCAACATCGTGCGGCAGTACGGCGGCGACTTCATCGCCGACGAAGTGCAGACCGCCTGGGGCCGCACCGGGCACAAGTGGTTCGGCATCGAGCACTGGGAAGTCGAGCCCGATATCCTCACTTCCGCCAAGGGGCTGGCCAACGGCATCCCCGTGGGCCTGACCGTCGCCCGGCCCGAGATCGCCGACTCTTTCCAGGGCCTGACCATCTCCACCTTCGGCGGGAACCCCGTAACCTGCGTCACCGCCAAGGCGGTCATCGATCTCATCGAGGAGGATGACCTGCGCACCAACGCGGCCGTGGTCGGCGGCTACTTCCGGGAAAAGCTGGAAGAGCTCAAGGAGAAGCACCCGCTGATCGGTGACGTGCGCGGCATGGGCCTGATGCAGGCGCTGGAGCTAGTGGCCGACCGCAAGTCGAAAGAGCCGGCCACGCAAGCTACGCTTGCCCTCATGGAAGAAGCGCGCAAGCGCGGCCTGCTCATCGGCCGCGGCGGGCTGCACGGCAACGTCATTCGCATGTCGCCGCCGCTCAACATCGCCCGGAGCGATGTGGACGAGGCCGCGCGCATCCTCGACCAGTGCTTCGCGGCGGTGGAGGAAGTTCGGATGGCAGGCGCGGCGCGCTAG
- a CDS encoding PAS domain S-box protein — MSQRIPHDREAAHRRLLDRIPVGTFRSTVSGRILECNQTFADIFGYDSPEEACSVPALAFYVDPAEREAAIARLRRDGSLTNFEGLLRRKDGALVWTLENCTLVSDEGGQEVIEGTTIDITARRQAEAERNKLAERDHALVQAIGQIVYEWRPGISFVCEGDLSGVLGYSPEEMGADIESWTSRIHPDDVKRAVTELEQCTLERRNYSAEYRFRHKDGAYRWMSDQGVCFFTPGGDLERMIGVFRDITARKQAEEKLQASEQHLRRVLDGLGPHMFVALLTPDGKVLEANRNALEAAGLRSEDVLGKPVEETYWWSYAESVQQQLRAAVQRAAAGETVRYDVDIRVAAGRFITLDFCIHPLLGLDGTVEYLVPSGVVITERRRAQEALRASEEKFHKAFHAAPDALSIARLDDGRFLEVNQAFERMTGYSRSEVLGRNSLELGITVDPHQRAAMVEALRRQGSVRDLDFYFRTKQGRVRFGQLGAELIRLADQDCYLVVARDITEQKQAQEALLESEDRYRDLIQNSEDLICTHLLGGRILSANPAASRILGYELPDLLRMNIRDILAPEVRPAFDQYIDQLEREGSARGRMLVQTRSGEKRIWEYANTLRSEGMASPIVRGMAHDVTERERAQQAFRESEARLRLSAEAANVGLWDWDLLTNQVVYSPQWKSQIGYAEDEISDSFQEWETRVHPDDLEPTLQKVRAFLANPQGKHEAEFRFRHKDGSYRWIYTQADVLRDTRGKPVRMLGCHLDITERKRAEQKMRDSEASFRLLFASSPQPMWVFDTETLSFLEVNQAAVRKYGYSRDEFLRLRITDIRPPEDVPRLLEQLRAADRGEYELRPGEWRHILKDGRIIDVEVVSHDLEFGGRPARLVLATDITERKRIERDLRDNEQRFRLLADTAPAAIYLQNADGFIYVNPAAEAISGYSRDELLGMGPWDLVGPERAAAMRSLATSRLSADRPQDRYETSIVRKDGELRWVDLSVDRLEVRGGRLILGFAEDITERKRAQEALQRAAVEWRQTFDALQACILVLDGDGRVVRLNRAAVESLGGELRTYPGLRLAEVGSGPLCQAAAQLAAQCQLQGERLTSTITDSASGTVWDVAALPLELPRTGAGTLLVLRDITETVRLQETLTRQQTLAALGNLVGDVAHEVRNPLFAISATVDSFEARHGQKPEYERYLTPLRRELARLEALMRDLLEYGKPVSMQLTPVPPRDVVAQAFMSCEALARRAGITIENRVPKDLSGVAMDRDRMAQVFQNLLENAIQHTPTGGKVIIEAALGSMDSQPWLEWRVRDSGPGFTPVDLPRVFEPFYTRRKGGTGLGLAIVQRIVEAHGGTVTAANHPDGGALITVRLPAGQQRPEASLPAPKPTASSAARSASQVEGL, encoded by the coding sequence GTGAGCCAGCGAATCCCGCACGACCGCGAGGCTGCCCATCGCCGGCTGCTCGACCGCATCCCGGTCGGCACTTTCCGCAGCACCGTGAGCGGGCGCATCCTGGAATGCAACCAGACCTTCGCCGACATCTTCGGCTATGACTCGCCGGAAGAAGCCTGCTCGGTCCCGGCCCTCGCCTTTTATGTGGACCCGGCGGAGCGAGAGGCGGCCATTGCCCGCCTGCGTCGGGACGGCTCGCTCACCAACTTCGAAGGCCTCCTCCGCCGCAAGGACGGCGCCCTCGTCTGGACCCTGGAAAACTGCACCCTCGTCTCCGACGAGGGCGGCCAGGAGGTGATTGAAGGGACCACCATCGATATCACCGCCCGCAGGCAGGCCGAGGCGGAGCGGAACAAGCTGGCTGAGCGCGATCACGCCCTCGTCCAGGCCATCGGCCAGATTGTTTACGAATGGCGGCCGGGCATCAGCTTTGTCTGTGAGGGCGATCTCTCGGGTGTGCTCGGCTACTCGCCTGAGGAGATGGGCGCCGACATTGAAAGCTGGACCAGCCGCATTCATCCCGATGATGTGAAGCGTGCCGTCACTGAACTGGAGCAGTGCACGCTCGAGCGCAGAAACTATTCTGCCGAGTACCGCTTCCGCCACAAGGACGGCGCCTACCGCTGGATGAGCGACCAGGGGGTTTGCTTCTTCACCCCCGGCGGCGACCTGGAGCGCATGATCGGCGTCTTCAGGGACATCACCGCCCGCAAGCAGGCCGAAGAGAAGCTCCAGGCGAGCGAGCAGCACCTCCGCCGCGTCCTGGATGGGCTCGGCCCGCACATGTTCGTGGCCTTGCTGACTCCGGACGGCAAGGTCCTCGAAGCCAACCGCAATGCCCTCGAAGCCGCCGGATTGCGCAGCGAGGACGTCCTGGGGAAGCCGGTCGAGGAAACCTACTGGTGGTCGTACGCGGAATCAGTGCAGCAACAGTTGCGTGCGGCGGTTCAGCGCGCGGCGGCCGGAGAGACCGTGCGCTACGACGTGGACATACGCGTGGCGGCAGGCCGGTTCATCACCCTCGACTTCTGCATTCATCCTCTGCTCGGTCTCGACGGCACCGTCGAATACCTGGTTCCTTCCGGTGTGGTCATCACCGAGCGCAGGCGCGCGCAAGAAGCGTTGCGGGCGTCGGAAGAGAAGTTTCACAAGGCCTTCCACGCCGCCCCCGATGCCCTTTCCATCGCCCGTCTCGACGACGGCCGCTTCCTCGAGGTCAACCAGGCCTTCGAGCGCATGACCGGCTATAGCCGCAGCGAAGTTCTGGGCCGCAACTCGCTGGAGCTCGGCATCACGGTCGATCCCCATCAGCGCGCGGCCATGGTGGAGGCGCTTCGCCGCCAGGGCAGCGTCCGCGACCTCGACTTCTATTTCCGCACCAAGCAAGGCAGGGTGCGCTTCGGCCAGTTGGGCGCGGAACTCATCCGGCTTGCAGACCAGGATTGCTACCTCGTCGTGGCCCGCGACATCACCGAGCAGAAGCAGGCCCAGGAAGCCCTCCTCGAAAGCGAAGACCGCTACCGCGATCTGATCCAGAACAGCGAAGACCTCATCTGCACCCACCTGCTCGGCGGCCGCATCCTCTCCGCCAATCCTGCCGCCTCTCGCATCCTGGGCTACGAGCTGCCGGATCTCCTCCGCATGAACATCCGCGACATCCTGGCCCCCGAGGTTCGGCCCGCCTTCGACCAGTACATCGACCAGTTGGAGCGGGAAGGCTCGGCCCGCGGGCGCATGCTCGTCCAGACCCGCAGCGGCGAAAAGCGCATCTGGGAGTACGCCAACACCCTGCGGTCCGAAGGTATGGCGAGCCCCATCGTGCGCGGCATGGCCCACGACGTCACCGAGCGCGAGCGCGCCCAGCAGGCGTTCCGCGAGAGCGAAGCCCGCTTGCGCCTCTCCGCCGAGGCTGCCAACGTCGGCCTGTGGGATTGGGACTTGCTCACCAACCAGGTCGTCTACTCTCCCCAGTGGAAGAGCCAGATCGGCTATGCCGAGGACGAGATTTCTGATTCCTTTCAGGAGTGGGAGACTCGCGTCCATCCCGACGACCTCGAACCCACGCTGCAAAAGGTCCGCGCCTTCCTCGCCAACCCGCAGGGCAAACACGAGGCCGAGTTTCGCTTCCGCCACAAGGACGGCTCCTATCGCTGGATCTACACCCAGGCCGACGTGCTGCGCGACACCCGCGGCAAGCCCGTGCGCATGCTGGGCTGCCACCTCGACATCACCGAGCGCAAGCGCGCCGAGCAGAAAATGCGCGACAGTGAAGCCAGCTTCCGCCTGCTGTTCGCCAGCAGCCCTCAGCCCATGTGGGTCTTCGACACGGAAACCCTCTCCTTCCTCGAGGTCAACCAGGCCGCCGTCCGCAAATACGGCTACTCCCGCGACGAATTCCTGCGCCTGCGCATCACGGACATCCGCCCGCCCGAAGACGTTCCCCGTCTCCTGGAACAGCTGCGCGCCGCGGACCGCGGCGAATACGAACTGCGTCCCGGAGAGTGGCGGCACATTCTCAAGGACGGCCGCATCATTGACGTCGAGGTCGTTTCCCACGACCTGGAATTCGGCGGACGCCCTGCGCGCCTGGTGCTGGCCACCGACATCACGGAGCGCAAGCGCATAGAACGCGACCTGCGGGATAACGAGCAGCGGTTCCGGTTGCTGGCCGACACCGCTCCGGCTGCCATCTATCTCCAAAATGCCGACGGCTTCATCTACGTGAACCCGGCCGCGGAGGCCATCTCCGGCTACTCGCGCGACGAGCTCCTAGGCATGGGGCCCTGGGACCTCGTCGGGCCGGAACGGGCCGCGGCCATGCGCTCTTTGGCCACCTCGCGCCTCAGTGCCGACCGGCCTCAGGACCGCTACGAGACTTCAATCGTGCGCAAAGACGGAGAGCTTCGTTGGGTCGATTTGTCCGTCGACCGCCTCGAAGTCCGGGGCGGGCGTTTGATTCTGGGTTTCGCCGAAGACATCACCGAGCGCAAGCGCGCACAAGAGGCTCTCCAACGGGCCGCCGTCGAATGGCGTCAGACCTTCGATGCCTTGCAGGCCTGCATCCTCGTCCTCGACGGTGACGGGCGCGTCGTCCGCCTCAACCGCGCCGCCGTCGAGTCGCTGGGCGGCGAACTCAGGACCTACCCTGGACTGCGGCTGGCCGAAGTCGGCAGCGGCCCGCTCTGCCAGGCCGCCGCCCAACTCGCCGCGCAGTGTCAACTCCAGGGCGAACGCTTAACCTCCACCATCACGGACTCTGCCTCCGGCACGGTATGGGACGTCGCCGCCCTTCCGCTGGAGCTGCCACGAACCGGCGCCGGCACGCTGTTGGTCCTGCGCGACATCACCGAGACCGTGCGCCTGCAGGAAACCTTGACCCGCCAGCAGACCCTGGCAGCGCTCGGCAACCTGGTGGGCGACGTCGCCCACGAGGTTCGCAATCCGCTGTTCGCCATCTCTGCCACCGTGGATTCCTTCGAGGCCCGCCACGGCCAGAAACCCGAGTACGAACGCTACCTCACGCCCCTCCGCCGCGAACTCGCTCGCCTCGAGGCGCTGATGCGCGACCTGCTCGAGTACGGCAAGCCCGTCAGCATGCAGCTCACTCCCGTCCCGCCCCGCGACGTCGTGGCCCAGGCCTTCATGTCGTGCGAGGCCCTGGCACGCCGCGCCGGCATCACCATCGAAAACCGTGTACCCAAAGACCTTTCCGGCGTCGCGATGGATCGTGACCGCATGGCCCAGGTCTTTCAGAATCTGCTGGAAAACGCCATCCAGCACACGCCCACCGGCGGAAAGGTCATCATCGAGGCCGCGCTAGGTTCCATGGATTCGCAACCTTGGCTGGAGTGGCGTGTCCGCGACTCCGGCCCGGGCTTCACCCCGGTCGATCTGCCGCGCGTCTTCGAGCCGTTTTACACCCGGCGCAAGGGAGGAACCGGCCTCGGACTCGCCATTGTGCAACGCATCGTTGAGGCCCACGGCGGCACCGTCACCGCCGCCAACCATCCTGATGGCGGGGCCCTCATCACCGTACGCCTGCCTGCCGGTCAACAGCGCCCCGAAGCCTCGCTCCCGGCTCCCAAGCCCACGGCGAGCAGCGCGGCACGGTCGGCTTCTCAGGTGGAAGGACTCTGA
- a CDS encoding S41 family peptidase: MSRRLKAILIGTSAVVALFAVLGGLGVRAASGDGAYRQLGVYGEVLQRIRSEYVEEPNMTQVTDGALHGLVESLDANSSYLNPSEYRLYKQHRADGKGNIGATLSKRFGYAAVISVIPGGPAAKAGVEGGDIIEAIDGRSTREMSLAEIQNLMPGQVGSNITFSIVRARRNEPQKITVTRDLVRVPPVSERVLEGDVGYLKVETLGKGRAQEIASKIRALENAGAKSLVLDLRGVAEGELSEGVAVANLFLDRGVIAYLEGQKYARETFTADPAKAITSLPLVVLVDRGTAGAAEVVAAAVLENARGDVVGGRTFGLGSVQKIIEIGDGSALILSVAKYYSPGGKAIQDNAVTPNVVVASAQDQFDLEGEGEAEGPEEPAKPGAREDDVLKRALDLVKGRKS; encoded by the coding sequence ATGTCCAGGCGACTGAAAGCCATCCTCATAGGAACCTCCGCAGTAGTGGCGTTGTTTGCTGTTCTGGGCGGGTTGGGCGTGCGCGCGGCCTCGGGCGACGGCGCCTATCGCCAACTGGGCGTCTACGGCGAAGTGCTGCAGCGCATCCGCAGCGAGTACGTCGAAGAGCCCAACATGACCCAGGTCACCGACGGCGCGCTGCACGGTCTGGTGGAGTCGCTGGACGCCAATTCCAGCTACCTGAATCCCTCCGAGTATCGCCTCTACAAGCAGCACCGCGCCGACGGCAAGGGCAACATCGGCGCCACACTCTCCAAGCGCTTCGGCTACGCGGCGGTCATCTCGGTCATCCCCGGCGGTCCGGCGGCCAAGGCGGGCGTCGAGGGTGGGGACATCATTGAGGCCATCGACGGTCGCTCCACCCGCGAGATGTCCCTGGCCGAGATCCAGAACCTGATGCCCGGGCAGGTGGGTTCCAACATCACCTTCTCCATCGTGCGTGCCCGCCGCAACGAGCCGCAGAAAATCACGGTCACGCGCGACCTGGTGCGTGTCCCGCCGGTCTCCGAGCGCGTGCTCGAAGGCGACGTCGGCTACCTCAAGGTCGAGACCCTGGGCAAGGGCCGCGCCCAGGAGATTGCTTCCAAGATCCGCGCTTTGGAGAATGCCGGCGCCAAAAGCCTGGTGCTGGACTTGCGCGGCGTCGCGGAAGGCGAACTCTCCGAGGGCGTCGCCGTAGCCAACCTGTTCCTCGACCGTGGCGTTATCGCCTACCTCGAAGGGCAGAAGTATGCGCGTGAGACCTTCACCGCCGATCCGGCCAAGGCCATCACCAGCCTGCCGCTGGTCGTGCTGGTGGACCGCGGTACTGCGGGCGCAGCCGAGGTCGTTGCCGCAGCCGTCCTGGAGAACGCTCGCGGCGATGTGGTCGGCGGGCGTACTTTCGGACTGGGTTCGGTGCAGAAGATCATTGAGATCGGCGACGGGTCGGCCCTCATCCTCTCGGTCGCCAAGTACTACTCGCCCGGCGGCAAGGCCATCCAGGACAACGCCGTCACTCCCAACGTGGTCGTCGCTTCCGCCCAGGACCAGTTCGACCTCGAGGGGGAGGGCGAGGCGGAAGGTCCCGAGGAACCCGCCAAACCGGGCGCACGCGAGGATGACGTCCTGAAGCGCGCCCTTGATCTCGTAAAAGGCCGCAAGTCGTAG